The Rhodococcus sp. ABRD24 genome contains the following window.
TCGACTCCGGCTCGAGTTCCCCGACGATCCACAGATGCGGGTGAGTATCGAAACCATCTATCAATCCCTCTACCAGCCCTGGCGCGGAGCACTCGAACATAACCTCACCCGGTCCATCTATTCCTGTGATCCGCATTCGCGTGGCAGCGGGGTCCAACGAAAACGCCAACGGCATACTCAGACAATATTTCCCGAAAGGCTCGGATCTCAGTATGCACTCGAAAACCGAATTCGAGGGGGTTGCCCGGGAACTCAATCAGCAACCTCGTAAACGGCTAGAAGTTCGGACGTCCATCGAAGAGATGGACCGTCTGCTGTTGCAATGACTGTCAGAATCCGCCATTCCTCTTCCAGGACAACAACAGTGATGTCAACCAAACCTCCTGCTACACCGGATTTGATTATCGTGCCTCCGTTTCTCCGGAGTGCGGTCGACACATTCGTCCTCACGCCGCCCACAAGCAAGATCGAACGATTCCAAGCACATCGGCGTGCCCACGCCTCCGAACACCACTGCCGGACCTGGCACCGCAGTTCAGCTGTGTCGCGCGCATGATCCCAGCTATCGCGTACGTACTTTCAGATCACCGAACAACGAATACGAGACAACGCGGATGACCGGCGCACCGTGCCCGGCATCCTGCCGACCTCCGTCGAAGTCACGATCCCCGAAGAGATCGAAACCACCAAGCTCCACCGAGACTCCCTCCGGAACCACCACACTGGTGTCACCGAAAAATGACACGACGGTGATCGACGAGGAGGGCGCCGTGATAACCGCGGAACGCAGATCGAACTTGAGATCCCCGAACAACAGCAACGCCAATGTCTTTGTTGCCAAAGACCAACGACCGGACCGCTTCGTGTCACCGAAGACACCCACGATAGTCGACTGCGGCGGCGACACTACCGCCGGCGGATCCGCGCTGTATGGCACGATCTCCGCAAGTTGCGCTTGATCGGCGGTCGGCGACCAGACCACTGCCGCCTTGTCCGAGTACTCTTCGAGCGTCAGGCGCCCTTCTCCCACCGCCGCTTCCAGGAGGGCTTGTGCAACGACGCGAAGTTGATCAACCTCATGGTCCTCTTCAGCAGCTGTCATGCATGCACCGTAACTCGATTCCGTTTGCCGGGTAGCCATGCGTAGTTCGCCTTCCGTGGTCCGTACTTTGTGTATCTGCACACCAACTCCATAATGGTGACTGCAAGTCGGCCGGTGACATACAGCCGCCGCGGTCTCTCGTCGCGAAGACTTGCCTGCACCACCGCGTTCTTGCGTCCCAATCTCAGGGCTGGTCCGATGCAGTCCATCGATTACGGTTTAGGATTGTGTCCCTTGACTATTCGCGTGAATGTACCGGACGCGTGCGCACCTTGCACCGACACGGTGGCGCGCTTAGCCAGGCACTGGGGACGGCGGCACAATCGCCGACGACAAAGATCCGAGGAACGCTGACGCGTCGTCGAAACGCGTCGACCAGCGCGCACCCTAGCGGTCAACTTGTAAACCGTTGCGCACCAGGATGTCTGAAACACTGTCGACCACCGCCCAGGCTGGAAATCGTCATCGTCGGGTTGATCCGTATCTTGCCTTGCCGACCGGGTTGTGTGAACCGCTGAAATAACTTCACCCTGACATACAGCGAAACCTGCGGGGAGACATAGGAATCGGTTCTGCGGTTGGGGGAGCGAGATTGAGTATGGCGTGTCCACTGGCTGTCAATGCTCACTCGATCACGTTGCGCGCAGTCGGCGCCGTTCTCGACATCGACCGCGTGCAACGCATCTCTGGAGTCTCACGCTGAACCCGAGGGCACAAGACCTCCATCCGTCTGTGTTTTCCGTTGGATCTCGAAATCTGGCCACGCGCTGGTGACCAATGGGCGCTGCAAGCCGCCGAGGCTGTCGAAGGAAGGCTTCCGAATCCACGTGAGGAATCGCTTGAATCCGCAAGCGTGGGCCGAGTTGTTCCTCGACACCGGGATTGGATTGTTGACGGGGTGGAGAGTCTACAACCCGAATGGCGCTTTGGTATGGGAAATCGAACTGAGTGACCTTGTAGTTGAGCCAGAGAAGGGTCCGCCAGGTCCGACGATGGCAACGGTTCGCCGCAAGTCGCACGACACGGCTACGAGGTGACGCCGGGACCAGTTCGCCCGCCTTGTCGTGGACACCCTGGAGAGCTGCATATCTTCGAAGATCACCACATTCTCGGATGGAGGTGAGGAGGCAGAGGATGGATGATCCTCGAGGACGATCGGAAGACCTCCTCACGACGCTCGGTTTGCCCACCGCGTCGTGCAACCGAATTCTGAAACTGACAGTGATCTTCAGCGATGGATGACACGGTTCCGAGGGTTGAGAGTTTCGGGGCGTCCGACCGGTGTGACGTCGAAGCCCGCCGAGGCACTCGTGGAGCCGGCGACGCGCTGAACTCAACCAGAGGCGGTTGGCACGTCCAGACTGTGTTCGACGCGGCTGACGATCGGCAAGTGCGCGATGGCGTGGCGAGCATCGGCCTTGTCTGCTCCGGAACGGTCGACTGGAATCGACGGGCGGATCGCACGGCCATCGCGGTCGACCAGCCACAGCAGCGGGCACGTCGTCCCGGAGATGCAATGACCGGACGGCGGCTGGCGAGTCTTTCCGAACCAGGCCTCGATCCACCATCCCTGCGGGTCCGAGTGTTCGGACAGTGCGGTCAGCAGGTCACGAAGATCTCCTTCGCGTCGCACTTCCTCGACTACCACCGCCGTCCCGGCAGGCTGCTGTCCATCTGGGCCGAAGTAGGTTCTGCCCGAGCCGCCGCTGCAGGTCACTACAGCCACCGGATCGAAACTCTCGGGGACGGTGCCTGGTTCAGGTGGTGTGAAGGTTTGTGGCTCCGGTGGCGGGAAGTGACCTGGGAACATGCCTGGATCCAGACAGGTCGCCTCCGTAACAGCCTGTGCCGTGGCGGGTCGGCCCGGTGGCCGTTCATGCAGATAGACCAATCCGGCAGTCGCAAGGCCTGCTGCCAGAGCGACTACGCCGACGTCCCTCACCTTCATGGTGTC
Protein-coding sequences here:
- a CDS encoding LiaF domain-containing protein, whose amino-acid sequence is MTAAEEDHEVDQLRVVAQALLEAAVGEGRLTLEEYSDKAAVVWSPTADQAQLAEIVPYSADPPAVVSPPQSTIVGVFGDTKRSGRWSLATKTLALLLFGDLKFDLRSAVITAPSSSITVVSFFGDTSVVVPEGVSVELGGFDLFGDRDFDGGRQDAGHGAPVIRVVSYSLFGDLKVRTR